The Paramisgurnus dabryanus chromosome 3, PD_genome_1.1, whole genome shotgun sequence genome includes a window with the following:
- the LOC135769022 gene encoding uncharacterized protein yields the protein MEVKEESQAEVDEKHQIVKINHNVSQKETLKTEDIKCENSFSEDERPADHKRTYSEEKPFTCQQCGKSFTRKSGLNRHMKTHSEEKPFRCQQCGKFFTSQSNLNRHMKAHRGEKPHACQHCDKSFSYESQLKEHTMSHTGEKPYTCHLCGKSFTFQTALFRHMKVHPGEKPYACHHCDKRFPDTTQLKIHIRVHTGEKPYMCHQCGKSFTTAGALKKHSRTHTGEKPFTCHLCGKRFRDKRKLQDHARIHTGEKPYTCHECKQSFRFKVNLTAHITIHTGEKPHTCLQCEKSFSRWSNLKSHMITHSEKKPHACLQCEKSFIDKRGLETHMRRHTGEKPYMCLQCEKRLTSEGALKKHTRIHTGEKPFTCKPCGKSFTFQSSLIWHMKAHRGGNMK from the coding sequence ATGGAAGTGAAAGAGGAGAGTCAAGCTGAAGTGGATGAGAAACAtcagattgtaaaaataaaccataatGTTTCACAGAAAGAAACTCTGAAGACAGAAGACATAAAGTGTGAAAATAGTTTCAGTGAAGATGAACGCCCTGCAGATCACAAGAGGACTTACAGTGAGGAGAAACCTTTcacatgtcaacagtgtggaaagagttttaccCGTAAATCAGGCCTTAACAGGCACATGAAAACTCACAGTGAGGAGAAACCTTTCagatgtcaacagtgtggaaagtTTTTCACCTCTCAATCGAACCTTAACCGGCACATGAAAGCTCACAGGGGGGAAAAGCCACACGCGTGCCAGCATTGTGACAAGAGTTTCTCATATGAAAGTCAACTTAAGGAACACACAATgtctcacactggagagaaaccttacacttgtcatctgtgtggaaagagttttaccTTTCAAACAGCCCTTTTCAGGCACATGAAAGTTCACCCTGGGGAAAAGCCATACGCATGCCATCATTGTGACAAGAGGTTCCCAGATACAACACAACTTAAGATACACAtaagagttcacactggagagaaaccttacatgtgtcatcagtgtggaaagagttttacaacTGCAGGTGCCCTTAAGAAACATTCTAGaactcacactggagagaaaccattcaCGTGTCATCTGTGTGGAAAGCGTTTTAGAGACAAACGTAAACTTCAGGACCACgcaagaattcacactggagagaaaccttacacatgCCATGAGTGTAAACAAAGTTTCAGATTTAAAGTCAACCTTACAGCACACATTACAATTCACACAGGAGAGAAACCTCACACGTGTcttcagtgtgaaaagagtttcagTAGGTGGAGCAACCTTAAGTCACACATGATAACTCACAGCGAAAAGAAACCTCATGCATGTcttcagtgtgaaaagagtttcatAGATAAACGTGGACTTGAAACTCACATGAGAAgacacactggagagaaaccttacatgTGTCTTCAGTGTGAAAAGAGATTAACAAGTGAAGGTGCTCTTAAGAAACACacaagaattcacactggagaaaaaccgtTCACATGTAAAccgtgtggaaagagttttactTTTCAATCATCCCTTATCTGGCACATGAAAGCTCACAGGGGTGGAAATATGAagtga